A genomic stretch from Brassica oleracea var. oleracea cultivar TO1000 unplaced genomic scaffold, BOL UnpScaffold00578, whole genome shotgun sequence includes:
- the LOC106319704 gene encoding ER membrane protein complex subunit 1-like, translating to MRSVVLCMHQRFIGKVKHAVFHTQKTGRKRVIVSTEENVVASLDLRLGDIFWRHVLGTKDAIDGVDIALEKYVITLSSQGSMLRAWNLPDGQMVWETSLHRAQHSKSLLFLVPVSCISLAI from the exons ATGCGATCTGTTGTACTGTGTATGCACCAACGGTTCATTGGGAAAGTGAAGCACGCAGTATTCCACACTCAGAAGACTGGGAGAAAGCGTGTTATCGTCTCTACCGAGGAGAATGTTGTTGCTTCCCTTGATCTCAGACTTGGCGACATTT TTTGGCGGCATGTTCTCGGGACAAAGGATGCTATCGATGGTGTTGATATTGCCTTGGAAAAAT ATGTTATCACGCTTTCATCACAAGGAAGTATGTTAAGAGCCTGGAACCTTCCTGATGGCCAAATGGTGTGGGAAACATCGCTTCACAGGGCGCAGCATTCCAAGTCACTGTTATTTCTGGTCCCGGTTAGTTGTATAAGCCTAGCTATTTAA